TTTTCCTAAGTGACCTAAAAAGTAGGACAAATAAAAGCCAAGTTTACAAGGTATTTGTAGGAGTAactcaaacattaaaaaacaaaagccagatGGAGCAAATATCTGTCAGAGAGCTGTCAGTGCAACCATCTTCATTCTCTCACTAATGTACCTGCTAATGCTTAAGCACAGGAACTTGGGGATAGTCTCCATTTTTGGCATTTACTTTAAGATGACATTCTGAGACAACTACAAATCAACTATGCTACATGCTAAATGTAGCAAAAATGCTACAGCTTTTGTGACAAAAAACATTCCcctataaaataaattagttctACCAGCATGAGACCTTGAGTTCTCACTGAAAACTTGAGTTACTCAGCTAAAATCCATTATTCAGGATGAACTGGTGACTGAGGAGCAGAAGAGTTAACAAAGCCTTACTGGCCTTCCTAAAACATCTAGTTGTTTTCCACTTCATTGTTAACTTCAGCGAAAACCTACCATAATGGCTTGGCGAAGAGAGATACCATACAGACTCTTATAATAGGCTTTGATTTCATTCATGTCTACTTCATGGCGTGAAACCATGATTCTGATGAGCTGTTTGTGCCGTGTCCCGAGGCCCTGTTAAAAgtagtaaacaaacaaacaaaaattgagGCTACTTAAGTCATTGAAAGATCTTCCTCTATCAAATTACTACAAATTACTACAAATTCTTTGTAGTAATTCATCAGACTTCTTTGTGTCAGTACTAACCCCCTTCTGGTCCCCTATGAGGACAAATTCAGTTGCGACTGGCTGTTTCCAATCCTGGATTTCTTTTTGTGGTTTCATAAAAATTGGCAGGTTGTTTACTGTGATTGCTGAACACCAGGGAAAACCTAAATTtcactgttgtttgtttgatttatttttttttgtcctgcaaTGAGCTACTTTTTCATAATGAGCATATTCAGTTTACATGGCAAGATTTTGTTAGTGGGGGAGCTGCAGAGGTGACCGCTGTGTGAAGAGACAAGCAACTGCTGCATGTTACagaagggccagtttcagcttACTCCAAAGGGGACCTACCATTAGCCAAAGTCGATTCAACAGATGTTGTTTGTgtctctgggagagcagatttcaaaaaaaagggaaataaaaactgctgcacaacagcagctgggagagaggagtgagaaccagccctgcagataCCTGCAGACAgtgcagaaggaaaggaaggagattTTCCAGGTGCCAAAGAaaaagttcccctgcagcctgtggagaggcccctgctggagcaggctgtcctcctgcagcccatgggtcccacatggagcagatctccatgctgcagcccccccgtggatgGAGGAGCCCTCGGTAGaacaggtggatgtggcctggaggcggctgcagcccatggagagcccccacaagatcaggccctgggctggagctgcagcccgcagagaggagcccacgcaggagcagggtgtctggggagagctgctgcacaCCCATGGGGGACACATGCTGGAGCATTTTGCTCCTGGATcctgtggtacagagccatgtgggagcagttcttgaagagctgctgtctctgggcagcccccgcaggctcatttcgggaaggatggcatcccatagGAGGGATCCCATGgcaagcaggggcagagagtgactgggAAAGAGCAGCGGAGACaaagcattagggactgacAGCAACCCCCATTCCCTATTAACCTGCAAaactcagggggaggaggtagaagagggtggatggagggGGAAGGcgtttttaattttagttcttACTGCTAACTTGTTAGTAATgggtaataaattatattaatgcACTGAGTccgttttgcccatgatgataactgcagagtgatctccctgtccttatctcagctcTTGATCCcttttcatcacattttctccctcttcctctctcaggaggtagagagagagagagcagtgtggtggagttcagctgcccagctcgGTAAAACCACCACGAGTCACTCAGTACAGCTCCTAAACAAGTGACAGAAGTTAATGTAAATTTCTGCATACTATGTGATTTCATGAGTTCTCACCAATCAGTTCTCATCTCAGTCAGCTCAGATTTCAAATTTGCCTGCAGTTTTGTATGGGCTTTTACAAGTTTCTCATCCCAGTCTGTAAGTGCCTTCCTATTTACTTTTTTGTCAATATTTTAATGGTTTCATTAATATGAAAAGGTTCAGTTAGCTTTCTGTCACTACAAAGAGCATAacgtatatatatgtatgtggaTGGACAGACACTTTCCCAAAAACTCTATAATAAATAGACAGGTCTTTCTATGGAAGGAAACAGTAGTTTCAAAGGAATGAAGGggaagaaatagagaaatgaaTTGGATTTCCTTCTGCAGTCCTTTTCATCACACAAAGTTCTTATTCTAGcctaatttgttatttttcagctCATAAAGCACACTCTGTTCTCAAGTTCTTTCTTGAGGTTACCTTCATTGCCAAATGGAGTTTTTCAGCAAAGAAAGCTGGCTTGCTTGTGGCACACTTCACTGTAATGAAACAATGAGATAAAGTCACACCTGTTAAAAATGTAACAAAtaacaaaaggcaaaaatctgcaaagaaaacactgcagaatAAGTCTCAGTGTTCCTACCAACATATCCTATTTATCTATTTCTCTTTTACCTGTCTTAAAAATATGGGAGAAgtagcttttcctttcttctttataCAGTAAGCAATTCAGTCAGGGGAGAATACTCTAGTTACTAGACAAGTAACTAGACTTGTCTAGTAACTCTAGTTACTAGACAAGACTACTCTCTAGTCCACTGCCATAAAATTGAGAATGATGTCACAGttccaaagcagaaaaatgtgaaagtaTTCTTGACCTCTACAGCAGAGTTGGTAGTTATGATCTGACATATTTTAGCCAAGTTATGCTGTGTACTTGCCTTCCATACCTGACACTAAGAGGGAACTGGTGAGTCTCTCTTTTTATCAAAAGTATACTTGACTGCAATAcaaaagtgaaaagcaaaaataggGGTCTGGCTCCTGATTCTATCCTTGACAACACGGATGGCTCACCTTATTATTTACAAGGAACGGTCACTTTAAGGGTCTTAAGATACATCTTTATCatgaacattaaaataatattttctcgAACACTGCAAGAggaaatttattatatttttaataatcttaCATCAGAACTGTTTTGCTTCTCAATGAAGCAAAAAAGACCAGAATGCTTTCCTGTTAGAAAAAGTATTACAGAACTAAAAAGGTAGTTTTTCATACAGTTAACATATATACTAGGTTACTAGTTGTATAACCACTTACCAAGGGCAGTCAGGCAGTTCTCAATATCACCTTTCAGCTCCAAATCTAATACCTTATTCATGTCATGCTTGCTGTATTTGGTGTACTTCTGAAAGACTaagcaagagaagaaaattcAGTGAAGAGTGATGGAAACATAGTATTCtccccacattttttttccctactctGTCCCCACTGCTGTGGCAGTGCACACACATGGCAGGCtatctttctcattttcttcagctaGCACAGTGTAGTAAAGAAAAGCAGTACTGTATGGAGTGATGGTATTGGCATAAGGAACAGACCCATGCTAGGATGGTGGGGATCAATTTCCATTAATAGGGAAAGAGGTAGTACAGTTACTCCACTGGAGCCTATAGCATAAGGTGGTATCTCCCGTGCAGGGCAAACTGGTAGAGGAGCAAGACCATGTTGAGGAGTATTCAGAACCCCTGCCACACTGATTCATTGGCCTTGTTAAAAGCGGCATTGTGAGACTTCATGGTAATAGTTCTGTTATCAACTTAACTGACACTGACTCTTCACTAGTGTGGAGAGAACAGCAAAGTGGCCAACTGTGTGCTTAGGTCAGCATGCACAATGACCTCTGTAGCAGTCACATCTTGGAAATGTATATAATCTCTGAGTTCAGGAGCAGGCCATATTCAAATACAATTCCAGTGAGGAACAAAGTTTCACCCAGCCTACCTCTTCGGAGATGAGGGTAGCTTCTTGCAGTAAGAACAGTAACAAACACATTAATATCcgttcctttccttctctctcctgctTCATATAAGGCctgtcataaaagaaaaaataataataatagtcaAGTTATCATCTGTATAGCAAAACACAAATAGAAGTACCTGAGACTCCTTGCCAAAGGTAGGTCACTGCTTGTCAGTAAAGAACTCTAAACCTTGACACAACCTGTAAAAAGACACATAACTCTACACAGCCTCAAAATAACTCTAGGTGTACGAAGTAATACTTCATATTTCACTTACAGCATAATAGTACCAAGAGAGTGCTGTACagccaaaaataatatttttagacATTCTTGAATGAAGCTATTTTTTATGTATCTTCATATAGTATACATGGGAGCATAGGACTGGCAGGGTTATTGGCTTACcttagaccaaaaaaaaaacacaactccaaTATTAACTAGACAAATGTGAAGGAGAAGCTTACGCACCAGGTATTTCTTGTCTTTCCAAGAGTAACTTGAATAGAAAGTAAGAACCCCGTCAATTTTGTTACTTTCCCTACCTTCTCAAACCTTTGTAAAAGTAATAATTAAAGATCTCCATGCTACAGCAAAAAAAGATCTAACATCCTTTCTAGGTGTTGGCAGTGAAGGTCTTTGGACCCAGGGAAACTGAACTGAGCTTAGACAGAATATTGATTTACTAGCCTTTCATATCTACGCTTGATGACAAAACTAAACCTCTTATGTcacaggaataaaaatagaattgttaaatgtctttttctctgttggatttaaaacaataatttaaagTGAAAACTCAGGACAGACTGTTAAGGTTTACCAACACCTTAACAAAAATCCTACACAAATAGCAGAAGAAACAAGGGAAAAATCAGTTGCTTTTCTTAGAATCACTTAGAAAATGAATGTGATGTTTACCAAATTCTCTTGAAAGATATGACACTGAAACGCATTAGCTACAACTAACATACGGAATGGTTTACACTGGTCAACATATGGTATCTGTTTCTGCACAATCACTAGTACAAATTTGTCCCTCAATTCAagaactgtatttattttaaacaaacagatTGAATCTAAGTTCTCCTGTTCCTGACCTCTACTTCAAATAGTAGAAGAGGGTTTCAAGCATTTTTGAAGTTGACTATTAGCATAaaaattccatttctttcagtgACCAAAGAGTTCATGTGAACTTTGGAAAACATTATCACCTCAGAAAAAGATCGTGTACATACACACTAATTGCCCCCCACCATGTtcccatgtccccccatccccatgtcccaaTTGTCTCCTATGTCCCCATGACCTCAAAAAGattatgtacatatacataatTGTATGTAATTGTCTGTCATCTGAGATGTGCAAGATCCAGGTAGGTGAAACAGCACATTCACAGCCAGTCAGAGTTTGTAATAAAGTCAAATGAAGATCCGCAGGGTGCTAAGTATGGTCTTACCCTGGCATCACTATCAGCAAGCTCATCATTCACATGAGGATCTTCAGATCGGTCAGCCTACGTAAatcaaattttttaaaaaaataatcaatgttACTCACAATCATTCAGTTCACCAAAATTGAGTATTTTAGAGATCTGGCCTGCCACACTTATACATAGCTTAATACAGAATTGCTGACAAATACAGTTATATTAATTATTCTGTGGATAAAGCTGATGCATTTGTTAATTGATCAGAGCTCACAATTCTAGGGCCATCAAAGTATTTCTGAAGTTATACATTAAAATCCAGGGTTTCTTAATGTGAAGTTAAAGTCTTGGAAGCTATGATATGCTCCCTGGTGACTGCTCAATAAACTTCTTTCAAGGTGatttgaaagcaaaactaaaaatcAGAACTATGCACATTGATATatcaaaaaaaatccaatgtGCACATACAAACTGCATACAAATGTACTCAGCAGAGatggaataaaatattaatgtatGTTAAAAAGGGTATTTTTACTTCTCAGCTCCAGTGTTTCAGCTAAACTGCTTTTGAGCAGTTCACAAAACACTTTGTCCACTTGCTAACTCCATGCCACTATCTATCTACCTTACTACAAGAAACATATCTTAAGAAGTAGCCAAAATGTTTCTCTACATGTaagcatttattctttttacatTTGCAGTCAATTGACAttcctgttgtttgttttttttcaagtgctTAAAACTGTTAGACACATAAAGACacataaaaaaaagtcttaaaaaccTAACTGGTAAACAGTAACAAATAccattgcctttaaaaaaatgtttttgagataaatcTCATTATAGCTTGCTTAAGATATGGTCTAACATATGTAAGTAAAAAACAGTGCTAGGTAGGAAACAAATAATCCTAAAATTCTTATTTACTGTATGACTTCAACATAATCTTGAAGATTATTTAACataatattgttttttaattactgatAACCTCACCAAAAATGTTTAAGCACAGCATACCTTGGCTAGAGCAACTAAAGCCTTCTGAAAGTCTCCAGATGTGTCAGAGATGATGTCTTGTGTCAGATCTCTCTTCAGTActgaaatcaaatgaaaaaggACTCATAATTCTTTTCTAAATTATCAGTTATatcattttttcagtcttttctaaATTTCCCACTTAGTAGTAGAATGCCTAGTAGAATTACAGTTTTCTCTAATTTAGTTTTGCAAGAATGGGTACTTTTTCAACGTGTCTTCTAATCCCTGAGATGTGCTGAGAAATCTGAGGATTAATACAAAATCTACTGAAAAAGTTGTTCTTAAAAGTTGTATGGGTGGAAAAGTCTCGAGCTTTGAGTCTCAAGCAAAAGTCTTGTTTgtgaaatagagaaaaattaaaaaaaaaaaaagtttgaaatttTGTGAGTCATTAGTctttcattcttatttttggctgttttgttCAGTCCTAAaactcttctggaaaaaaaaaaaaatcaaactactATTCAAACTAATCAAACTTCTAACTGATTGGAAATCTCTTCAGAAAGTTAACTCTTAATCCTACAAAGCATAAATTAATTAGATAACACTGACTGACTGCAGTACTCTCCTTATATGAGAGATGCTATTATATTTTAGTTATTTCTAAATTGCTATTATATTTTAGTTATTTCTTCAAAGATTTTCTACTTCAGTTTGCTGGTTGTTCTTAATCTTGAAGTTATCTGTGTTGCTACGAGTAAACTTTTGACAAAGTCAAAAGAGCTCAGATAGGGCTTGGCAATGGGAGCAGCAAAGCAGCTGGATTTTGCTTTTAACTAAATCTAAATGCTTTCTAAACCTATTCCAAAAAATATTCACAGCTCTGGTTGGAATTGTGATTCACTTCCTAGTGCAGCAGGATCTATGTAAGTCAGAAAAGATCAGTATGACCTCCCTTTCCTACACATCTTTCAGCTTTTCATGAAGCTTTACTTGCTTCCTAAAATGTCATCTCAGCTCCTTAAATTTAGAAGTAAGGCTGTAAGAGTAATGTGTTTGCTATGGAGTTTTGAAAAGACATGTACAATTCACACTAGATTCTTTTTCACCAGGAGTTAAGTTTGCATGGATCTATTCACTACaggtgcttgaaaaaaaaaatcacaggaacaAAGAAATGAATGGAGGACAGGGTTTGGCTATCGTCCAATATTTCATGCCATTAATACTTCTTTCCCACTCTGAGTTACCTTCTTTGTAGTATCTGCTGGCTTCTCTGATCTCTCTGTTGTTTCTTGAGGCCAGAATCTCAATTAAAGTATCTTCATCAGTTCCAAGGCCCtgttaaaaatgatttaaaaaaaaaaaagttaattaacACAGCAAACTTAAAATTTACAACTGAAATAAGATGAGAATCATGGACAAGACTTTGAAGATGCCATAcgaaacagacagaaaaaggaagaacgTTTTGCTTTCAACTGatataattattttagaattCATGTTTGCAGCATCTAGTGTCACTCTGGCACCCAACCAAACTATGAAGTGACCAAGCAACATACACAGAAGATAGGAATAAGAATTACgaagaaaaatacatctttccttttctattttctcttaaataaatgcatatgtAAACACTATAGCTTTCTAGCACTACATCTGCAAATAACCTCCAATTTTCAGAAGGCAAAGAGAGCTCTTTCTCATGTAAGAATAGCATTGGCAATCCATCTCCTTCAACCATGAAATTCAACAGAGATTGCTGAGTCTTGTTCTTAGTAGCTGGTTCTGGATAACCactactgttttattttaataaatggggaaaaaataatataatacatgagcttaaaaaaattaagtccAGTGTCATTTAAAGAATCTGATATTTATATACTTCTCTTTAGTAAAGTTCCTCTCAGAAGATTTTTGACTTACTTTCATAGAGGCCCTTAATTCTTCAGCATCAAACTGAGCTGGAGTTTTAAGTAGAGCCACGGCAACATCTTCCAAGTGGCCTTTCAGAACCTTTTTCAGGTCTTCTTCCAGACTCTATGAAGAATAAGGAAGAGTCATACActctgtgtcctggtttcagctggaaTAATTTTCCTCATAGTGGCtagtatggtgctgtgttttggacttAAGATGAGAGTAACACTgttaacacactgatgttttagttatTGTAGAGACATGGTTACACcatagtatcacagaatcatctaggttggaagaaatCTTCAAGATCACCtcgtccaacctctgacctaacactaacaagtcctccactaaaccatatcactaagttctgcatctaaacgtcttttaaagatctTCAGGAaaggtgactcaaccacttccctgggcagacaTTCCATTGCCTATAAACCCTTCctagttcttcctaatatccaacataaacctcccctggtgcaactttagcccattcccccttgtcctgtcaccagatAATAGACCAACCACCACCTcgctacagcttcctttaaggtacctagagagtgcaataaggtcacccctgagcttcctcttctccaggctaaacaatctcagcttcctcagctgctccttgtaagacttgttctccagacccctcaccagcttagtcgcccttctctggactcacttgagcacctcgatgtccttcttgtagtgaggggcccaaaactgaacacagtactcgaggtgcggcctcaccagagccgagtaaagggggacaatcacttccctagttctgctggccacactgctttttaTACAAGctaggatgctgttggccttcttggccacctgagcacactgctggctcatactcagccaactatcaaccagtACTcacaggtccttctctgccaggcagctttccaaccactcatcttccagcctgtagtgctgcttggggttattgtgccccaggtgcaggacccggcacttggccttgttgaacttcatacagttgacctcagcacatcggtccagcctatgtagatcctcctgcagagccttcctaccctcgagcagatcgacacatgcacctaacttggtgtcatctgcaaacttactgagggtgcactcaatgccctcatccagatcatcgatgaagatattaaagaggactggccccagtccacaccactagtgactggcctccagccgACCTCCAGCTGGACCGTgtcaaggacttttcaactTCTCATAATGCACTGCCAGTGAAGAGGCTGGGGATGCAAAAGAAggtgggaggggacagaaccaggacagctggcccaaactTACCAAAGGAATATCCATTACTATATTATGTCATGATGAAGAATAAAACTGAGGGAAGTT
This region of Anas platyrhynchos isolate ZD024472 breed Pekin duck chromosome Z, IASCAAS_PekinDuck_T2T, whole genome shotgun sequence genomic DNA includes:
- the ANXA1 gene encoding annexin A1, whose protein sequence is MAMVSEFLKQAWFMDNQEQECIKSSKGGHSVQSYPNFDPSADVAALDKAITVKGVDEATIIDILTKRTNAQRQQIKAAYQQAKGKSLEEDLKKVLKGHLEDVAVALLKTPAQFDAEELRASMKGLGTDEDTLIEILASRNNREIREASRYYKEVLKRDLTQDIISDTSGDFQKALVALAKADRSEDPHVNDELADSDARALYEAGERRKGTDINVFVTVLTARSYPHLRRVFQKYTKYSKHDMNKVLDLELKGDIENCLTALVKCATSKPAFFAEKLHLAMKGLGTRHKQLIRIMVSRHEVDMNEIKAYYKSLYGISLRQAIMDELKGDYENILVALCGSD